Within the Trichoderma breve strain T069 chromosome 3, whole genome shotgun sequence genome, the region GGAAGCTTTCCCTCCCACGTACGGCTCTCCCACACACCCCCCTTCGAagctttttctcctcctcaccccGGCCGTCACACCGACTGGAATTGGCGCCGTCGGTTGGGGGCTGATGATACTATCCCCAAGCGCTGGCTACTCCAGGTACATTCGCTCTGCTGCCAATACTTGTACATGCTTTTCCTGGAAAGCTACGAGGgaggcaaggagaagagggcgGATAACGGAGCTAAGGCCCGTTGTAAGCTTTCGTCCCGTCCAGCTATCGCAGCCATTCTCAATTCTGCACCCCCTTCAGAAGTTCGTCAGTGTTTGGTTATGGCGCTGTATATTGCGTTACGACCCCAGCCCAATCGTGCATATTCAGCCATCAACCTggcttccttcttccccGCAGtccaagaaagcaaaaactGCAGCCGTAAATTAAAAACCCAAAGCTATTGCCCGGTCGTCTGCAGCTTTTGGGCTCGAGGGGGGAAGCAGCCAAAACGGCCTTGCATACGCGCCTCGAGACGGTTTGGCGAACGAAACGCCACGCCGATGTGGCCGGCCGCCTGAGCGCTGCAGTTGCAGCAGCTAACGCCGTATCTGGCTGCTTGACGAAGCTTGGATCATGCATTGTGTGTCTATTCTTATGCCTGCCTACCTTACCTTAGCACGCCTTTGCACCCTTAccggtactcgtacagacaAACGTTGCAGTACAAGCTTGGTACGTGTACCGTACTTTGGGACTAAACCCAAGGCATGGGTGAGCAAACGGAGTGTGCATATGGCCTCGCATCCGGCCCCACTGGATGCCGGTGACGGATGAATGATCATTTATTTGATATTACTATATTGGCAGCAAGACGTACAAACGGGCGTCTACGAGAGTGCTAGGGCATGGGGAACCATCCGCGAGACGAAAAGGGCAATGAGAGGAGGGGGTTTAAGGGTACGGTACATGCGATTTGCAGAAGCCGTCTTCTCGTCAGGCATCgttttttgctgcttggtTCCTTTTTCGAATAGCTTCATTTTGGGCGCGGCCGAACTCGAggttcttttttcctttcgaCGGAATTAAGATGAGGTCTTATTACTGTTGCTTATGGGGCTGGGGCTCTTTGCTGACAATagctgggcttcttcttttgatgaCAGATAAACGACGTCATGGACATGCCGGGGGGTGCCCTAGCTGAGAGCGGCAGGTCATGATACGGCAGCTTTTTTGTATCATCTGATGGGGGAGAGACGAGCAATTGAGACACCTTTGGTTTTTTTGCTGGGAGAGAGGAAAATCCTATTGCGACGGCGAGATGGTTTCACAAGTTTAGTTCGAGGCGGAACCGGTGAAGCTTCTTCCGGGGGGGGCTATTTCATTCAAGCCCGGCCGCCTCTTCAGATTTGCTTAGTCCGCTTGACCGCTAGTCCAAAGGGCTATcttgcatcttctctctttttaccCTGGAGGTTTGGTGGTGGCTTGCaacctttttgttttcggGGCTAAAAGATGGAacggcttctttttttgctggcACGGGAAAGTAACCCTCCTCCTATAAGACGCATCTTTTGGTTCGCTCCGGCCGGTGTATTACTTTGACGACTAGTGGTGGTACTGCTTGAGAGTTTGCCGGCCGGTTGGCTGAGCtgggctggtggtggttgctgctgctgcagtttACCCTGCATCTGCGttgtcgtttctttttttcccttttccccagGATGTTTGCTGGTTTCTGCTTGGATCATGCTCCTTCGAATGCACCTGGGGGAGGGATGATTGCATATGATATTCTGGGGTGCGGCATTGGCGGCTTTCTTGGTGTACTTTTTTTACGAGCTGCGTGAGTGACATGCGTTTCCAATGTTTCGGAGTGTGCATTCTTTGGTCTTGTCAAAGACGAGATGGGAGCTGCTGGATTGGCTGCTGGATTGGCTGCTGGAcggacgatgatgattcaTGTTTGTTTCTTCCTGGGGATATCCATGTCAGAATAAGCACATGTTATCCCTACCTATGCTCGTGCGTGCATGTTGTATGTACTCATATGCAGTAAACAGCTAGGTTTTGGGGCGTAGTCATCCgcatgtctctctttttccccaGGGATGatgatctttttttccttcaccgacatggacatggacatgacAGCTTGGTGCTGCAGGAGTCGTGCATGGCGCTCGCTTGTAAGAGACTTACTTGGGCTGTGCAGGAGTGATGTATGTAGAAAGACGCAAGCTGCTTTGCTGTACGAATATGCATGTCCAAGTCAGCAGGTCGTCAAGTGACCTGAAGTCTGCACAGTAGTCCTTTCTGGAGAAGCATTAGCTCGGTGAAGATAGACTGCTCAGGGCGAATAGTTCAGTCCTGGCCGTCACGAGGGATGTGTTTTTCGGTAACCGAGAAAGTTTACCTTTGTCTCTGCTGATCCGATcaattcttttcttctaGAATGATGCTTCGATTTCTCTTTTCGTCTGTCAGGTCGCCGAATTGGATGCTCTTGGATAGCTGCTTCGAGTTAGGAAGATGTCGATTGATCGGAGTCTGGGGTTGTGAGGTGTACGGTAAAGTTTCCAGCTTGCATATCTCCATCCTGGgggtcttttttttgtgaTAACTCAGAACTCGTATCTCTGtttctctgtctgtctgtgtcaacggcaacggtAATGCAGAGATAGATGCATCATGAGATCTATGATGGCATTGGTATTGAATAATGACTGTTCTGTATACGTGAGTGTGCATGTGAGCGTAAATATCGAGATGTATGAGTGTATGTGTATAACTTTCGGTTGGCCGTGACTAATTTTTTCATCGGGTgacttgaaaaaaaaaaaagtttgttgcctcttttcttctctctctttctttccctctgtcttttttctgtttcgtGATCCTTTCGGCTTGTTTCTCATGTGTTGTGAGTACACGATTTGTTTGGTTGCACAAACGGAGTGACGGTGAAGCTCCTGACGCTCTGTTTGCCTAGCACAAAGGCCAGTTTCACAAAATCTAGTTTCATAACTCAGCATGTCGTTGTGAATTgataagagaagagaaaaaatagACACCGAATTCCATACCCTTGTGCCGTCTCTCGCGAGAAATTCCCCCTTTCGTGAACCTTTTGATAACGATAGCTCTGCCACGTCACCAGAGCGTGGTCTTTGATAAGAGAAGCGAGAAGATACGCGATGGAGGACGAACGAGGGTCGATAAACGGTGTGGGAAACCCGGGAGTTttgaaagaaataaaatattttatttcGCACAACTATGTAAAATTCCTGTTGTCATCATTCACACGTATCAAACATCcaccacaaaaaaaaaacgccaCTCTTTGGGGGTATCCAAAATTTCCTTTTTATTTGCCCTTTTGTCCAAAAACAAACACTGTTGAAAAAAGGTGTGAAAAGCTCGCTTAATCTTCATGCACAGGGGGGCCGGCATAGTTCTTGTTGCCCCAGGCCCAGTACCAGATGCCGGAAATCGCCGTCGCGGCAACGAAGACAACGGGGGCGTAGTTGACGGTCTCGGCGGTGACGGGGATGACAGTCGGCATACAGAACAGCGGCAGAGCAAGCAGGGACCAGGCTGTTTGAAAACGGGGGGTAAGCAtgagagcagagcaaagagggTTTACGATtcgagaaagagagaagattaCATACCAACAGTGACGACGTTGCAGACGGCACCAAGAGGGCCGAGGAAGAACTTGCCCTTGCGGACCTGCTTCCTTCCACTCAACAGGCTGATGGCGACGGGAGTTGCATAGGAAGCAGTCAAACAAATGACACCCACACCAGAGAATGCGTTAAATGCGGCAGGGGAACCAAAGTAGATGACTCCGAGGATAATCTGAACAGCCATGCTGAGCATCATGGCGTTGAGCGGCACGTCGAGCTTTTTGTTGACCTTGACCCACCACTTGGAGCCGGGAACGGCACCGTCACGAGCAAAGGCCCAGGTGCAACGAGACGCAGCAGTTGTGCAGCCAATACCGCAAATGATGGCAAGGACCATGATGGGAATGAGCAGGCCAATGGCACCGCCAGAAGATCCAACGGCCGACTTGATGATTGGGGGCACGGGCTGAGCGGACACGAGTTCGGCGAGCTCCTGCAGGTCGGgaatgacgaagacgagggggatgaggaagaggaggccaGCAaaggtgttgatgaagatggtggcaacCATGGCCTTGGGGACCTGGGTGGCCGGATCCTTGACTTCCTCGCACATACTGGACGTTGCGTGTTAGTTTCCAAGATGACGACTCGATGAGGAACTATCAATTGCAAAGGATATCACTTACGAGATAATCATTCCCGTCGAAGAGGTGGCATAGGCGGCGTGAAGCAGACCAACGCAGAAAGACCAGCCACTGGGCCAACCGGAGAAGGACTCGAAATGGCCAAACACCCACTTGGCCTCGTGACGGCCGTGTTTGGCGAGGACCAGAATGgtgatgagaatggcaatgACACCGGCAAAGGTCCAGAAA harbors:
- a CDS encoding amino acid permease domain-containing protein, translated to MSSSSSANKPAGKPGLVDSKLETAQNLSTVEDSADHLLETLGYTPELSRNRSTAQVAFMSFVLASIPYGLATTLYYPLVGGGPVDIIWGWVLVSLIIVCVAVSLGEITSVYPTAGGVYYQAFMLASPKWRRIASWITGWLFVVGNITITLAVNFGTTLFFVSCINVFEKEPGVGIFAGETWQVFLIFLALTLFCNAVSALGNKWLPWLDTAAVFWTFAGVIAILITILVLAKHGRHEAKWVFGHFESFSGWPSGWSFCVGLLHAAYATSSTGMIISMCEEVKDPATQVPKAMVATIFINTFAGLLFLIPLVFVIPDLQELAELVSAQPVPPIIKSAVGSSGGAIGLLIPIMVLAIICGIGCTTAASRCTWAFARDGAVPGSKWWVKVNKKLDVPLNAMMLSMAVQIILGVIYFGSPAAFNAFSGVGVICLTASYATPVAISLLSGRKQVRKGKFFLGPLGAVCNVVTVAWSLLALPLFCMPTVIPVTAETVNYAPVVFVAATAISGIWYWAWGNKNYAGPPVHED